Proteins co-encoded in one Hemitrygon akajei unplaced genomic scaffold, sHemAka1.3 Scf000080, whole genome shotgun sequence genomic window:
- the LOC140722556 gene encoding NACHT, LRR and PYD domains-containing protein 3-like, with amino-acid sequence MNGKIRQVGQQPVSGEEHSHRFSGSSAGSQETDLCLRAKTSNSHRLSRLAATAPNRLRIAAAHPLVFWSEEREEVLMPGLNPPVDLYLGKFTSFTWPGPSSEITELLASWDDFQLLQLTDFYRDRLEQTMERGVHGVSLALTAENQFSGEEHRKISDLADKGERADSSKLLLSLVMEKGSRARRVMWETFVKMWIGVPELDKILKEIQEHGCVPVHQPLPEIPRELKDVQQKHKETLRAQTETLRVNTILMREKVKVFQLVDRYAELTVISTVRDRRLVEHELLARGRDNDEWRQNHLRGKLEKIRTDQLFQSSFTRSKSKSGSSTAMAGEPGIGKTTMVQKIVYDWAAGEIYQQFQFVFSFKFRDLNSINCRINLKELILDQYPYFGNILRDVWKNPEGLLFIFDGLDEFNDKIVFTDSQRDTEPRSTCTDPDFKCKVSDIVYSLIQHKLLPGCSVLVTTRPIALHLLEKAEISVWAEILGFVGEKRKEYFIKHFEDQTVAAAVFKHVNENEILYTMSYNPSYCWILALALGPFFTQRVKDSHRVPKTITQLYSYYIYNILRNHGREIESPRDVLLRVGQMAFRGVSQRKVVFTDGDLIKYNLQPSQFLSGFLMELLEREDSARSVVYTFPHLTIQEFVAAVAQFLISDGRDIMKLLTEAHYTTDGRFEVFLRFVAGLSNPMTARGLEEFLGPFPHQTTCRVIDWMMEEIKRQSGNTGSEAGKRSLLNTLHYLFESQNRGLAQAALGSVETLSFSGMTLTPIDCAVLSHVIGLCDTIKHLDLVNCHIQCEGIQRLGPGLHKCQELRLGENELGDSGVKLVSVALRNAECKIQKLWLWDVSLTYSGAEDLASALSTNTSLTELDMSENELGDSGVKLVSAALRNLECKIQTLEMIDVGLTDSGAEDLVSALSTNTSLMELNLSNNDLGDSGVKLVSAALRNPECKIQKLGLIDVGLTDSGAEDLASALSTNPLLTGLDLSENKLGDAGVKIVSVALRNPECKIQKLRLTHVSLTDSGTENLASALSANPSLTELNLSDNHLGDSGVKLVSAALRNPECKIQKLWLDNVGLTDSGAEDLVSALSTNPSLTVLNLGYNSLTDRSVPAICRLILTLPSLEWICLGSNQFSEIGGKELRCLQGVRPGLRVICEHLNV; translated from the exons GTCCGAGCTCAGAgatcaccgagctcctggcaagctgggacgatttccagctgctgcagttgacggatttctaccgggacaggctggaaCAGACCATGGAAAgaggggtgcacggagtgagtctggcgttaacggccgagaatcagttcagcggagaggaacatcgg aaaatctctgatctcgctgataagggagagcgggcggacagttctaaactcctcctgagcctggtgatggagaaaggctcccgcgcccggagggtgatgtgggaaacctttgtgaaaatgTGGATTGGTGTCCCAGagttggacaaaatactgaaagaaatacaggaacaTG GTTGTGTTCCGGTCCATCAACCCTTACCGGAGATTCCCAGGGAGCTGAAAG atgttcaacagaaacacaaggagactctgcgggcacaaactgaaacactgagagtgaacacgatcctgatgagggagaaggtgaaggttttccagctggttgatcgatacgctgagctcacggtcatttctactgttcgagatcgaagactggtggaacatgagctgctggcaagaggcagagacaacGATGAGTGGAGACAGAACCATCTCCGCGgaaagctggaaaaaatccggactgatcagttattccagagcagctttacccggagtaaatccaaatctgggagttcgacagcaatggctggagaaccggggattgggaaaacaacaatggtacaaaagattgtttatgactgggccgcgggggaaatataccaacagttccagtttgtattcagtttcaaattccgggatttaaactccattaactgtagaataaacctgaaggaactgattctagatcagtatccttactttgggaatatcctgagagacgtctggaagaacccagagggattgttgtttatatttgatggtttggatgaattcaatgacaaaattgttTTTACTGACAGTCAAAGAGACACAGAACCTCGgtccacatgcacagatcctgatttcaagtgcaaggtgtctgacattgtgtacagtttaatccagcacaagctgctcccagggtgttcagtgctggtgaccacccgtcccattgcattacatttattggaaaaggctgagatcagtgtctgggctgaaatcctgggattcgttggtgagaaaaggaaggaATACTTCATcaaacattttgaagatcagacggtggcggcagctgttttcaaacacgtgaacgagaacgagatcctgtacaccatgagctacaacccctcctactgctggatcctcgctctggcactgggccccttcttcacacaaagagtcaagGACTCACaccgagttcccaagaccatcacccaactgtactcctattatatttacaatatcctaagaaaccacggccgtgagattgagagcccccgtgatgtgttactcagggttggtcagatggccttcagaggagtgtcccagAGGAAggttgtgtttacagatggagatttgatcaagtacaatctgcagccttcccagttcctgtccgggttcctgatggagcttttggagagagaggattcggcccggagcgtggtgtacacattcccacacctcaccatccaagagtttgtagctgcagtcgcacaattcttGATTTCAGATGGCAGAGATATtatgaaactcctcactgaagctCACTACACGACAGATGgtcgatttgaggtatttctccgttttgttgctggtctctccaacccaatgacagctcgaggcctggaggagtttctgggtccatttcctcatcaaacaacctgccgggtgattgactggatGATGGAGGAgattaaacgccagagtggaaacacggggagtgaagctggtaaaaggagcctcctgaacacattgcactacctgtttgagtctcagaatcgtggactggctcaggccgcactgggatctgtggaaacactttcattcagtggaatgacactgaccccgattgactgcgcggtcctgtctcatgtcatcggactctgtgatacaataaaacacctcgacctggtgaactgccacattcagtgcgaaggaatccagcggctgggacccgggctgcacaagtgccaggagttgag acttggggagaatgaactgggagattcgggagtgaaactggtgtctgtggctctgaggaatgcggagtgtaaaatacagaaactgtg gctctgGGATGTCAGTCTCACatattctggtgccgaggatctcgcttCCGCTCTCAGTACGAacacatcactgacggagctggacatGAGTgagaatgaactgggagattcaggagtgaaactggtgtctgcggctctgaggaacctggagtgtaaaatacagacactgga GATGatcgatgtcggtctcacagattctggtgccgaggatctcgtctccgctctcagtacaaacacatcactgatggagctgaacctgagtaataatgacctgggagattcaggagtgaaactggtgtctgcggctctgaggaacccggagtgtaaaatacagaaactggg gctgatcgatgtcggtctcacagattctggtgccgaggatctcgcctccgctctcagtacgaACCCATTACTGACGGGGCTGGACCTGAGtgagaataaactgggagatgCAGGAGTGAAAATTGTGTCtgtggctctgaggaacccggagtgtaaaatacagaaactacg gctgacccATGtcagtctcacagattctggtaccgaaaatctcgcctccgctctcagtgcaaacccatcactgacggagctgaacctgagtgatAATCACCTGggcgattcaggagtgaaactggtgtctgcggctctgaggaacccggagtgtaaaatacagaaactgtg gctggacaatgtcggtctcacagattctggtgccgaggatctcgtctccgctctcagtacaaacccatcactgacggtgctgaaCCTGGGATACaactcgctgacagaccgatctgtccccgctatctgccgcctcatactgaccctcccgagtctggagtggatctg CCTGGGGTCGAATCAGTTCAGTGAGATCGGGGGTAAGGAACTGAGATGTCTGCAGGGagtcagacccggactgagagtgatctgtgaacatctgaatgtgtga
- the LOC140722557 gene encoding uncharacterized protein encodes MRTVHKGPPDDREFTLGERPFICSDCGKGFISSSKLKIHQRVHTGERPFTCSDCGKGFTQSSYLLVHQSVHTGERPFTCSECGKGFTQSSTLMAHQRVHSGERLFTCSDCGRGFTRSYKLKVHQRVHTGERPFTCSDCGKGFTQSCLLKLHQRVHTGERPFTCSDCGKGFTCSSQLKVHQRVHTGERPFTCTVCGKGFTLSPHLLRHQLVHTGEWPFTCSVCGKGFTESSFLQRHQSVHTGKWRFTCSDCGKGFNRLSHLLSHQSAHTGKGPFTCSVCGKGFISSSQLKIHQRFHTGERPFSCTDCGKGFTMSSHLKVHQRVHTGERPFTCSDCGKGFTWTSQLQRHQRGHTG; translated from the exons ATGCGCACCGTACACAAAGGACCTCCGGATGATCG cgagttcacactgggggagaggccgttcatctgctcagactgtgggaagggattcatttcgtCATCTAAgctgaagatacatcagagagttcacactggagagaggccattcacctgctcagactgtgggaagggattcactcagtcatcctacctactggtacaccagtcagttcacactggggaaaggccgttcacctgctcagagtgtgggaaagggtttactcaatcatccaccctaatggctcaccagcgagttcatagtggggagcggctgttcacctgctcggactgtgggagggggtTCACTCGGTCatataaactgaaggtacatcagcgagttcacactggagagaggccattcacctgctcggactgtgggaagggattcactcagtcatgtctactgaagttacatcagcgagttcacactggggagcggccgttcacttgctcagactgtgggaagggattcacttgctcatctcaactgaaggtacatcagcgagttcatactggggagaggccgttcacctgcacagtctgtgggaagggattcactttgtcacctcacctactgagacaccagttagttcatactggggagtggccattcacttgctcagtctgtggaaagggattcactgaatcatctttcctgcagagacaccagtcagttcacactgggaagtggcggttcacctgctcagactgtgggaagggattcaatcggttATCTCACCTGCTGTCACACCAGTCAGCCCACACAGGGAaagggccgttcacctgctcagtctgtgggaagggtttCATTTCGTCTtctcaactgaagatacatcagcgatttcacactggggagaggccgttctcctgcacagactgtgggaagggattcactatgtcatctcatctgaaggtacatcagagagttcacactggggagaggccattcacctgctcagactgtgggaagggattcacttggacatctcaactacagagacaccagcgaggtCATACTGGGTAG